The following coding sequences are from one Nicotiana tabacum cultivar K326 chromosome 1, ASM71507v2, whole genome shotgun sequence window:
- the LOC142174861 gene encoding subtilisin-like protease SBT2.5: MASGETELYFVFMNYDPEYERLLSKRTKKGSYELDLYISKKHDELLANTFEPGSYKKRLSLVIVDGFAVEITDDQANVLRSAPEVRVVEKNQELA; the protein is encoded by the exons ATGGCAAGTGGAGAGACTGAGCTTTACTTTGTTTTCATGAACTATGATCCTGAATACGAACGCCTTCTATCCAAAAG AACAAAGAAGGGAAGCTATGAGCTGGATCTGTACATAAGCAAGAAACATGATGAGTTGTTAGCAAATACCTTTGAGCCAGGCAGCTATAAAAAGAGATTGTCTTTGGTTATTGTTGATGGCTTTGCTGTTGAAATCACTGATGATCAG GCCAATGTGCTTAGATCTGCACCAGAAGTGAGGGTTGTGGAGAAAAATCAAGAGCTTGCATAA